One segment of Chitinivibrionales bacterium DNA contains the following:
- the purE gene encoding 5-(carboxyamino)imidazole ribonucleotide mutase — MKKGVSVIMGSKSDLPVMEKAENILKEFGVSYEMRALSAHRTPGLVKEYADGLKERGMGIVVAAAGMAAHLPGVIAGLTTVPVIGVPIQSAQLGGLDALLSIVQMPPGVPVATVSIGGAKNAALLAVQMLALGDEALAEKIEKYRRDMAETVIAGDKELHTKK, encoded by the coding sequence ATGAAAAAAGGCGTATCAGTTATCATGGGCAGCAAATCGGATCTGCCGGTTATGGAAAAAGCGGAAAACATACTCAAGGAGTTCGGGGTCTCGTACGAAATGCGTGCCTTATCGGCGCATCGTACTCCGGGGTTGGTCAAAGAGTACGCCGACGGTCTCAAAGAGCGGGGAATGGGGATTGTTGTTGCCGCAGCCGGAATGGCGGCGCATCTTCCCGGGGTCATTGCTGGTTTGACAACAGTGCCGGTTATCGGTGTTCCCATCCAAAGCGCCCAACTCGGCGGGCTTGACGCCCTTTTGTCGATCGTGCAAATGCCGCCGGGAGTCCCTGTTGCAACCGTATCGATCGGCGGCGCGAAAAATGCCGCTCTCCTGGCCGTACAAATGCTGGCGCTCGGTGATGAAGCCCTGGCGGAAAAAATTGAAAAATATCGCCGGGATATGGCCGAAACCGTCATTGCAGGGGATAAGGAATTACATACTAAAAAATAG
- the trxA gene encoding thioredoxin: MSRSFNGSPLFHVFFPRNNYCTKGNTMQIDTINKHSKALSATNAGILVFLVCALWGASPVSAQVQKAPTDSSQQIADRIVNSKVPVLIDFWAPWCMPCKMLNPIIKKLEKKYTGKIEVIKVNTDIHRGLAAYFGISGIPAVFLVKDKAVVKALPGLQPEEKYDQAIQELLQKTAANKGQDNSKSQPDSSKKQ, from the coding sequence ATGTCACGCAGTTTTAATGGTTCTCCTCTATTTCATGTATTTTTTCCGAGAAACAATTACTGCACTAAAGGCAACACTATGCAAATCGATACAATAAATAAGCACTCCAAAGCACTTTCAGCAACGAACGCCGGTATCCTTGTTTTTCTTGTATGCGCGCTATGGGGAGCATCGCCGGTTTCGGCCCAGGTCCAAAAAGCCCCCACCGATTCATCACAGCAGATCGCCGACAGAATCGTTAATTCTAAAGTGCCGGTGCTGATCGATTTCTGGGCGCCCTGGTGCATGCCCTGCAAAATGCTTAATCCGATCATAAAAAAACTCGAGAAAAAATACACCGGCAAAATCGAGGTGATCAAAGTAAATACCGATATTCATCGTGGCCTCGCCGCCTATTTTGGTATCTCGGGTATTCCGGCAGTGTTTCTGGTAAAGGATAAAGCAGTCGTCAAAGCCCTTCCCGGCCTCCAGCCCGAGGAAAAATACGACCAGGCCATCCAGGAGCTCCTTCAGAAAACCGCGGCAAATAAGGGGCAAGATAATTCGAAATCTCAACCCGATTCGAGCAAAAAACAATAG
- a CDS encoding U32 family peptidase: MTNRKKPELLAPAGSYQIAEAAFSHGADAVYIGLGKHNLRAHSPNCSPEELGEVIRLARENHKKVFTALNVMPDDKKIEEIDAELVDLKSRGIFPHAFIVSDPGVMLLCKKHCPEIPLHLSTQTGMFNSRAMQFWASQGIERVILPRELSIGQIADISSHALTETEVFIHGAMCMSISGRCLLGAYMANRHPNFGDCPQPCRLKYRIAPLYDNKEASEEWITIEQEPDEAYILNSKDLNTLSILDEIIATGVSSLKIEGRNKSIHYVSAVVKAYREAIDLCLKNPSLYEPQPHWIEELDNLDHRPYTTGFYNGEIALQEIFSSKAAQSIRVVGIVRELFQDNRAVIEVKNPFTMGEQLSILPSKPGKIPFETEIRTISDLHKRDLERAVTNKLAVITTDRKLHVGDMMRRRKKKIKDNRIGSDK, encoded by the coding sequence ATGACAAATCGTAAAAAACCCGAACTTCTCGCCCCTGCGGGCAGTTATCAGATCGCCGAAGCCGCCTTTTCCCACGGCGCCGACGCCGTCTATATCGGACTGGGAAAACATAACCTTCGTGCCCACTCCCCCAATTGTTCACCCGAAGAACTCGGCGAGGTTATCCGCCTTGCCCGGGAAAATCACAAAAAAGTCTTTACGGCATTGAATGTTATGCCCGATGATAAAAAAATCGAGGAAATTGATGCGGAACTTGTGGACCTGAAAAGCCGGGGAATATTCCCTCACGCGTTTATCGTGAGTGATCCCGGAGTGATGCTGCTTTGTAAAAAGCATTGTCCCGAAATACCGCTCCACCTGAGTACTCAGACCGGTATGTTTAATTCCAGGGCCATGCAATTCTGGGCAAGCCAGGGGATCGAGCGGGTAATTCTCCCCCGTGAATTATCGATCGGTCAGATAGCGGATATTTCGTCCCATGCTCTTACTGAAACCGAAGTATTTATTCATGGCGCCATGTGCATGTCGATCTCCGGACGGTGCCTTCTGGGAGCCTATATGGCCAATCGTCACCCGAATTTCGGCGATTGCCCTCAACCCTGCAGGCTCAAATACCGGATCGCCCCTCTCTACGACAATAAAGAAGCTTCCGAAGAATGGATCACGATCGAGCAGGAGCCCGATGAAGCCTATATTCTCAATTCGAAGGATCTCAATACCCTTTCGATACTCGATGAAATCATTGCAACCGGGGTCTCCTCCCTTAAAATTGAAGGGAGAAATAAGAGTATTCATTATGTATCGGCTGTTGTAAAGGCCTACCGTGAAGCAATCGATTTGTGCCTGAAAAATCCATCGTTATACGAACCACAGCCTCATTGGATCGAGGAACTCGACAATCTCGATCATCGCCCATACACCACCGGTTTTTACAACGGTGAAATCGCACTCCAGGAAATATTTTCATCCAAGGCTGCCCAATCGATCCGCGTGGTGGGAATAGTCCGCGAACTGTTTCAGGACAACCGGGCGGTTATCGAGGTGAAAAACCCGTTCACCATGGGAGAACAGCTCAGTATTCTCCCCTCAAAACCAGGGAAAATTCCCTTTGAAACAGAAATCCGGACAATCTCCGACCTTCACAAAAGGGATCTTGAACGGGCGGTCACCAATAAACTTGCCGTCATAACAACCGACAGGAAATTGCATGTGGGTGACATGATGAGGAGGAGAAAGAAAAAGATTAAGGATAACCGGATCGGTTCCGACAAATGA
- a CDS encoding radical SAM protein, whose protein sequence is MPHALIINPWATDFKLYDEWMHPLGLYFLLSLLQHNNWEIDFVNCLDRGPSTKTKRYDTGDFDSRGYPRPAVYRSIPRRYKMYGISCEEFNLSLDSLTTPDIIFVGSGMTYWYPGLAATLDHLRTRYPRIPILVGGTTATLMPHLLTNRDEYTFVFTGPLTARAGGPPLELPGGHALGCADWSPGLIDAFKHFDTLRHGPILATTGCPYSCTYCASKQLQGPFNPRPIERVVKETGFLIDTLGVSNCSFFDDALLYDSNNHFFPLMNEIPQADICFHAPNGLHLRWITTKTAALMKKRNFKTLRFGYESGMGKYSKDTNQKASLRLVEEKTSLLYDAGFEGRDIGIYVMAGLPGQRPDDVIGEIKAVAQFGTKVKPVFLSPVPHTPLFGYYAELFPQIRTDPLWQNDVFFITQLSGWDEKSIEEIKHRGKAGTQ, encoded by the coding sequence ATGCCCCACGCACTCATAATCAATCCCTGGGCCACCGATTTCAAGCTCTATGATGAATGGATGCATCCGTTGGGGCTCTATTTTCTCCTTTCACTTTTGCAGCACAACAACTGGGAAATAGACTTTGTCAACTGTCTCGACAGGGGCCCTTCAACCAAGACGAAACGATATGACACCGGCGATTTTGACAGCAGAGGATATCCACGTCCGGCGGTTTACCGCTCAATTCCGAGAAGATATAAAATGTATGGTATCTCTTGTGAAGAATTTAATTTATCGCTCGATTCTCTCACCACTCCCGACATCATCTTTGTCGGCTCGGGCATGACCTACTGGTATCCCGGCCTCGCGGCGACCCTGGACCATCTCCGAACACGGTACCCCCGGATTCCAATACTGGTCGGCGGAACGACCGCCACGCTCATGCCTCATTTGCTTACAAACCGGGATGAGTATACCTTTGTTTTTACCGGACCCCTGACCGCCCGCGCCGGCGGTCCTCCCTTAGAATTACCGGGCGGACACGCACTTGGATGTGCCGATTGGTCTCCGGGGCTTATCGATGCTTTCAAACATTTCGACACCCTCCGTCACGGGCCGATACTCGCCACCACCGGCTGTCCCTATTCCTGCACCTACTGTGCATCAAAACAACTTCAGGGACCATTTAACCCCCGGCCGATCGAGCGCGTTGTAAAGGAAACCGGCTTTCTGATCGATACACTCGGTGTGAGTAATTGCTCCTTTTTCGACGATGCCCTGCTTTACGATTCCAACAACCATTTCTTTCCTCTCATGAATGAAATTCCCCAAGCCGATATCTGCTTTCATGCCCCCAACGGCCTTCACCTCCGGTGGATCACCACAAAAACAGCCGCTCTCATGAAAAAACGGAATTTCAAAACCCTCCGGTTCGGCTATGAAAGCGGCATGGGTAAATACAGCAAAGACACCAACCAAAAAGCATCACTCCGTCTGGTCGAAGAAAAGACCTCATTGCTCTATGACGCCGGTTTTGAAGGCAGAGATATCGGGATCTATGTCATGGCCGGACTCCCCGGACAAAGACCGGATGATGTTATAGGGGAGATAAAAGCGGTGGCACAATTCGGCACAAAAGTAAAACCGGTATTCCTCTCCCCTGTTCCCCATACGCCCCTGTTCGGTTATTACGCAGAACTCTTCCCCCAAATCCGTACCGACCCGCTGTGGCAGAACGATGTCTTCTTTATCACCCAACTCAGCGGGTGGGATGAAAAGAGCATTGAGGAAATAAAACACCGAGGAAAAGCTGGAACACAATGA
- a CDS encoding BamA/TamA family outer membrane protein — translation MSSILTYIFSAVLILHSLCSIVYARPAEVKKKVAGEKLVKEIVVRGNKATKHELILLFMEIDTGEVFDSSMIPSAKKRLESTGLFAKVDIFALSAAGSVTLYVLLVERPFFTISTIGGDLLERYGKESKVLWQKGRVKFGVTKLNFRGKMESLTLTITLLEWRSLGVSWHKPFLKTPYYLNLSAGISDEPSQVYTLRTQRAYFRSSAGRRFGNGIVLYAGFKPRIVNTMVIENDIRKHPYIAQIDSSDLSNPVKVWDTVEYVIPTKDTWFIESHIFSGLNIDKRDRAFDSRKGWKCNVSFQTNPLHPSEKVYRNYDRYQDSSKIDNKSHLEVLKSLGYTFDREHKLELLSQQYFQLYSQFQFYHRGFFERDRFAYRTKLLLRDRDGGILNRVGAGGESSLRGYGNGTIDNNRKADNLAAFSMEYRFPIFTTPTFDMFSDIIDFSKFGYDLSGFYYRLDGCLFFDAAYVWNKWSEPYHPRKGHEDGYSIGLGFRVMLPTLARSIAWDIVPLVEDPATGKFEWGWRWNLYIDLHF, via the coding sequence ATGAGCAGTATTTTGACGTATATCTTTTCGGCGGTACTTATTCTTCACTCCCTCTGCAGTATCGTTTATGCCCGGCCTGCCGAAGTAAAGAAAAAGGTTGCCGGCGAAAAGCTGGTCAAAGAAATCGTTGTCAGGGGGAATAAGGCGACAAAACATGAACTTATTCTTCTTTTCATGGAGATCGATACCGGTGAGGTTTTTGATTCATCCATGATACCGTCCGCTAAAAAAAGGCTCGAATCAACAGGTCTTTTTGCTAAAGTCGACATATTTGCTCTGTCCGCCGCCGGTTCGGTAACTCTTTATGTATTGCTTGTCGAACGGCCTTTTTTTACCATTTCTACAATCGGTGGCGATTTGCTCGAAAGGTACGGTAAAGAATCGAAGGTGTTGTGGCAGAAAGGACGAGTGAAATTCGGGGTAACAAAATTGAATTTCCGGGGCAAGATGGAATCCCTGACCCTCACGATAACCCTTCTTGAATGGCGGTCGCTGGGAGTTTCGTGGCACAAACCATTCCTGAAAACGCCCTATTACCTCAATCTGAGCGCCGGTATTTCCGATGAACCCTCTCAGGTCTATACACTGAGAACACAGCGAGCATATTTCCGGAGTTCTGCAGGACGACGCTTTGGTAACGGTATTGTCTTATACGCGGGATTCAAGCCTCGTATTGTCAATACGATGGTAATTGAAAACGATATACGGAAACATCCATATATTGCACAAATCGATTCGAGCGATTTATCCAACCCCGTCAAAGTCTGGGATACGGTTGAATATGTTATCCCTACAAAAGACACATGGTTTATCGAATCACACATTTTCTCCGGACTGAATATCGACAAAAGAGACAGAGCCTTCGACAGCCGCAAGGGATGGAAATGCAATGTCTCCTTTCAGACAAATCCCTTACATCCTTCGGAAAAAGTCTATCGGAACTACGATAGATATCAAGACAGTTCAAAAATTGACAACAAGTCTCATCTCGAAGTGCTCAAATCGTTGGGGTATACCTTTGACCGGGAGCATAAACTCGAGCTGCTTTCTCAGCAGTATTTTCAGCTCTATTCCCAGTTTCAATTCTATCATCGAGGTTTTTTCGAGCGGGACCGATTTGCCTACCGGACAAAACTGTTGCTTCGTGACCGTGACGGCGGCATTCTCAACAGGGTCGGCGCCGGTGGAGAAAGCAGTCTCCGGGGTTATGGAAACGGAACCATTGACAACAACCGTAAAGCCGACAACCTGGCCGCCTTCTCGATGGAATACCGTTTCCCGATTTTCACCACTCCCACCTTTGATATGTTCAGCGATATCATCGATTTCAGTAAGTTCGGTTATGATCTGAGCGGTTTCTACTACCGTCTTGACGGCTGCCTGTTCTTTGACGCCGCCTATGTCTGGAATAAATGGAGTGAGCCCTATCATCCCCGAAAGGGGCACGAAGACGGTTATTCAATAGGACTCGGTTTTCGTGTCATGTTGCCCACCCTGGCTCGGAGTATCGCCTGGGATATTGTTCCCCTTGTCGAAGATCCGGCTACCGGCAAATTCGAATGGGGGTGGCGATGGAACCTCTATATCGATCTCCATTTTTAA
- a CDS encoding phosphoribosylaminoimidazolesuccinocarboxamide synthase: MLSNEQIQSAIDNCLSNTDFLKFAGRRKGKVRDIFDLGDKLLLITTDRLSAFDRILATIPYKGQVLNQVSAFWFNETKDIVPNHVINIPDPNITLAKKCRLLPIEFVVRGYLTGSTETSAWTLYSRGERSICGNPLPDGMVKNQRFEQPILTPTTKSDIHDESISVDEISARGIIKQPMLDEVCRIALDLFKRGQEIAKKNGLILVDTKYEFGLDDNGTVTLIDEIHTPDSSRYWIADSYEERFAQGREPKNIDKEFLRLWFRENSDPYTDETLPPAPEELVIELSRRYIQLFEMITGQKFTIEETDSIEKRIVMNLEKEGRNG; this comes from the coding sequence ATGCTGTCAAACGAACAAATACAATCGGCAATCGATAATTGTCTGAGCAACACCGATTTTCTTAAATTTGCCGGCAGGCGTAAAGGCAAAGTACGTGACATTTTCGATCTTGGCGACAAGCTTCTCCTGATAACTACCGACCGGCTCAGTGCGTTCGATCGGATTCTGGCTACAATACCCTACAAAGGACAGGTCCTTAATCAGGTAAGCGCTTTCTGGTTCAATGAAACAAAAGATATTGTTCCCAATCACGTTATCAACATACCGGATCCAAACATAACGCTTGCAAAAAAATGCCGGCTCCTGCCGATTGAATTTGTGGTGCGCGGTTATCTTACCGGGTCCACCGAAACTTCTGCCTGGACACTCTATTCGCGTGGAGAGCGCTCCATTTGCGGCAATCCACTTCCCGACGGCATGGTCAAAAACCAGCGTTTCGAACAGCCCATACTTACGCCCACTACCAAATCGGATATCCATGATGAATCGATTTCCGTTGATGAAATCAGTGCCCGGGGTATAATTAAGCAACCGATGCTGGATGAGGTTTGTCGGATTGCGTTGGATCTCTTCAAACGCGGTCAGGAGATTGCAAAGAAAAACGGCCTGATTCTGGTCGACACAAAGTATGAATTCGGGCTTGACGACAACGGCACGGTTACTCTCATTGATGAAATTCATACGCCCGATTCCTCACGGTATTGGATAGCCGATTCCTATGAGGAGCGATTCGCTCAGGGAAGAGAACCGAAGAACATCGATAAAGAGTTCCTGCGCTTATGGTTCAGGGAAAACAGTGACCCTTACACGGATGAAACATTACCTCCCGCTCCCGAGGAACTGGTGATCGAGTTGTCACGACGCTATATCCAGTTATTTGAGATGATTACCGGACAGAAATTCACGATAGAAGAAACTGATTCAATTGAAAAGCGAATAGTGATGAACCTGGAAAAGGAAGGGCGTAATGGGTGA
- a CDS encoding threonylcarbamoyl-AMP synthase — translation MSKGNAVAVAGNIIRRGGLVAFPTETVYGLGADACNPEAVAGIFAAKERPRFDPLIVHIHDFKQLDLIAETIPSNARMLIETFWPGPLTIVVPKRENIPDIVTSGLPNVAVRMPDNRIALDLIKSAQTPVAAPSANKFGHISPTCAAHVRDQFGKEIDMIIDGGPCMVGVESTIIGFTETPPVLLRPGGVPLEHIRGIIGDVNVPPHNSLTGVSPGRQLRHYAPATPLVMGDEPPVASGLRKGLLSFKPPSSSDTGEYAAIEVLSAKGDPAEAACNLFAALRRLDGMELDVIVTSPIPDEGLGLAINDRLRRASQSRK, via the coding sequence ATGAGCAAAGGGAATGCCGTCGCCGTTGCAGGGAATATTATTCGGCGTGGGGGACTTGTGGCGTTCCCTACCGAGACGGTGTACGGTCTTGGTGCAGACGCCTGTAATCCTGAGGCGGTAGCGGGGATTTTTGCCGCAAAAGAGCGCCCGCGATTCGATCCGCTTATTGTCCATATTCATGATTTTAAACAATTGGATTTGATTGCAGAAACAATTCCCTCCAATGCTCGTATGCTTATTGAAACGTTCTGGCCGGGGCCGTTGACGATTGTTGTACCGAAAAGGGAAAACATTCCCGATATAGTCACATCGGGGCTTCCAAACGTTGCGGTCCGCATGCCCGATAACCGTATTGCTCTTGATCTGATAAAAAGCGCACAAACACCCGTGGCGGCTCCGAGCGCAAATAAATTCGGTCATATCAGTCCCACGTGCGCCGCCCATGTTCGGGACCAATTCGGTAAGGAAATAGACATGATCATTGACGGGGGGCCATGCATGGTGGGGGTGGAGTCTACCATAATCGGCTTTACCGAAACTCCTCCGGTATTGCTTCGTCCCGGCGGTGTTCCCCTTGAACACATTCGTGGCATTATCGGCGATGTTAACGTGCCTCCCCATAATTCGTTAACCGGCGTATCTCCCGGAAGGCAGCTTCGTCATTACGCACCGGCAACGCCGCTTGTCATGGGGGACGAACCGCCCGTAGCGTCGGGGTTAAGAAAAGGGTTGCTTTCATTCAAACCCCCATCATCGTCCGATACCGGGGAATATGCCGCAATCGAGGTCTTGTCCGCAAAGGGCGATCCGGCTGAAGCTGCGTGTAACTTGTTTGCCGCACTACGCAGACTCGACGGTATGGAACTGGATGTCATCGTAACATCGCCCATTCCCGATGAGGGACTGGGTCTGGCAATAAACGACCGGCTCAGAAGAGCTTCACAATCAAGAAAATAA
- the mltG gene encoding endolytic transglycosylase MltG yields the protein MVKFYNYIFHLWFTGLLYIAAFLGYIFYGLLWALRFMQKYLRATVIIIVAAVLIGAGVFMYYFSSFGTQDREIELVIEPGTSLKSIAGSLEKKGVVKSDAMLLLWLKINDLDTKVKAGKCIFLENEGIIAASRKLLDAQPIEISATVREGLTIEQTARVFAKTFPIDTTKFLALCRSDSFTSRFSIPSGSVEGYLFPDTYFFPEEVSAGEIIDRMLDRFERAWSNLDFSEEIKSKYSMHEIVTMASIVEREATLPEERPRIAGVFYNRLRLGYPLGADPTVRYLLRKFSGPLRVSELNTSSPYNTRKYPGLPPGPICSPGASSLQASVSPMDTKELYFVAKWDGSGAHDFSVTGAEHERKKRKIRRMNEKRKRAQK from the coding sequence ATGGTTAAATTTTATAATTATATCTTTCATTTATGGTTTACAGGTCTTCTTTATATAGCCGCCTTTCTGGGTTATATTTTCTACGGATTGTTATGGGCGCTTAGATTTATGCAGAAATATTTACGAGCAACAGTCATTATTATAGTAGCGGCGGTCCTGATTGGTGCAGGGGTATTCATGTATTATTTCTCCTCATTTGGAACGCAGGATCGTGAAATTGAGCTGGTTATCGAACCCGGAACTTCATTGAAATCGATAGCTGGCAGTCTTGAAAAAAAAGGGGTCGTTAAATCCGACGCCATGTTGCTTTTATGGTTGAAAATCAACGATCTGGATACAAAGGTAAAGGCGGGTAAATGCATATTCCTCGAAAATGAAGGGATTATTGCTGCATCCAGGAAGCTTCTTGATGCACAGCCGATTGAAATCAGCGCTACGGTCCGGGAGGGTTTGACGATCGAGCAGACAGCCCGGGTATTCGCAAAGACATTCCCCATCGACACCACCAAATTCCTTGCCCTGTGCCGCAGCGATTCGTTCACTTCCCGCTTTTCCATACCCTCCGGCAGCGTTGAGGGCTACCTTTTTCCCGATACTTATTTTTTTCCCGAAGAGGTTTCTGCGGGTGAGATTATCGATCGTATGCTCGATCGATTTGAACGGGCCTGGAGCAACCTGGATTTTTCCGAAGAAATAAAATCGAAATACTCGATGCATGAAATTGTCACCATGGCATCGATTGTTGAAAGGGAAGCGACACTACCCGAGGAGCGCCCACGGATCGCCGGCGTTTTTTACAATCGTTTGCGTCTCGGTTATCCCCTCGGAGCCGATCCTACCGTCAGATATCTGCTCCGCAAATTTTCAGGACCGCTTCGTGTATCCGAACTCAATACATCATCACCCTACAATACCCGAAAATACCCCGGCTTACCCCCCGGCCCTATCTGTTCACCCGGCGCAAGCTCGCTCCAGGCATCGGTTTCACCCATGGACACCAAGGAATTATATTTTGTGGCAAAATGGGATGGTTCCGGTGCTCACGATTTTTCGGTGACCGGAGCCGAACATGAACGAAAAAAACGAAAAATTCGTCGTATGAATGAAAAGAGAAAAAGGGCTCAAAAGTGA